A window from Balnearium lithotrophicum encodes these proteins:
- a CDS encoding KamA family radical SAM protein: MSRVLTELSDVESHINLSKEEKRAFKEVVPVFPFSSSLYYLKLASRSKAVRRMLLPSLEEIDEEIQSPGELDPLCEERDKKTPFLTHRYPDRVLIVTTNFCPVLCRFCMRKRNWLKPKFFIDEGEIEKALSYIKENPKVRDVLISGGDPLTLPLERLERLLSGLERIEHVDIVRIGTRIPIVDPERLFDENLLNVLERGKKVWINTHFNHPDEITEVSKEAVGRLLERRIPVNNQTVLLKGVNDNVDTLTELFSRLQRIKVRPYYLFHCDPVKGVMHFSTTITLGVEIVKELFKRLSPLAIPYYAVDGPGGLGKVPVMPKRFRKIKDGYIFESFNGKKFFMEDR, translated from the coding sequence TTGAGTAGAGTCTTAACGGAACTTTCAGATGTCGAAAGCCACATCAACCTCTCTAAGGAGGAAAAGAGGGCCTTTAAAGAGGTGGTTCCTGTTTTTCCCTTTTCCTCAAGTCTTTACTATTTAAAACTTGCCTCCCGCTCAAAAGCAGTAAGAAGGATGCTCCTACCCTCTTTGGAGGAAATTGATGAGGAAATTCAATCTCCTGGGGAGCTTGACCCTCTATGTGAGGAGAGGGATAAGAAAACCCCCTTCCTTACACACAGGTATCCAGACAGGGTTTTAATCGTAACGACAAATTTCTGTCCTGTCCTCTGCCGATTCTGTATGAGAAAGAGGAACTGGCTTAAGCCGAAATTTTTTATAGACGAAGGGGAGATAGAGAAAGCTCTTTCTTACATCAAGGAAAATCCTAAAGTTAGGGACGTTTTAATATCTGGAGGAGACCCTCTTACCCTACCTTTGGAAAGGCTTGAAAGACTTCTATCGGGTTTAGAAAGAATAGAACACGTTGATATTGTCAGAATAGGGACGAGAATTCCGATTGTTGACCCTGAAAGGTTGTTTGATGAGAACCTATTAAACGTCCTTGAAAGGGGAAAAAAGGTCTGGATAAACACCCACTTTAACCATCCTGATGAGATTACGGAAGTCTCAAAGGAGGCAGTGGGGAGGCTTTTGGAGAGGAGAATTCCAGTAAACAATCAAACTGTTCTACTGAAGGGAGTAAATGACAACGTTGATACTCTAACGGAGCTCTTTTCAAGACTTCAAAGGATAAAGGTTCGTCCCTACTACCTCTTCCACTGTGACCCCGTTAAGGGAGTTATGCACTTCTCAACTACTATAACACTAGGAGTTGAGATTGTGAAAGAGCTCTTTAAAAGGCTCTCCCCTCTGGCGATTCCCTACTATGCAGTTGATGGTCCTGGAGGGCTTGGAAAGGTTCCAGTAATGCCTAAAAGGTTTAGAAAAATTAAAGATGGTTACATCTTTGAGAGCTTTAATGGAAAGAAATTTTTTATGGAGGATAGATAG
- a CDS encoding MBL fold metallo-hydrolase — protein MRILIENLGHSTFLVKLGGLEILTDPFLSESAGGIKRVVPPARSPEELSPDVVLISHAHYDHLDLKTLYRLGGKFEVLTPKNCQKVIKEKKVKELDYFETVEYKGISFTLVPARHNRGRNIVYPDTKVGGFIVEWRGTTIYFAGDTAFSEHLYNLVSSKFKVDIAMLPIGGFLPAIFRRFHQTPEEAVKGFKILRAKVLIPIHYGTWHVIPFYVRKERAVERLLSYSYISQIKSRVSVIYPGKKREIEI, from the coding sequence ATGAGGATACTAATAGAAAATTTAGGTCACTCTACATTCCTGGTAAAGTTAGGTGGTTTGGAGATACTGACAGACCCCTTTTTGAGCGAATCTGCAGGTGGAATAAAAAGGGTAGTTCCACCAGCAAGGAGTCCGGAGGAGCTCTCTCCAGACGTTGTTCTCATCTCCCACGCCCACTACGACCACTTAGACCTGAAAACACTTTACAGATTAGGAGGAAAGTTTGAAGTACTGACTCCCAAAAACTGCCAGAAGGTTATCAAGGAGAAAAAGGTTAAGGAATTAGACTACTTTGAAACAGTAGAATACAAAGGGATAAGTTTTACGCTCGTTCCTGCAAGACATAACAGAGGAAGAAATATCGTCTATCCAGACACAAAGGTAGGGGGATTTATAGTAGAGTGGAGAGGAACTACAATCTACTTTGCAGGGGATACTGCATTCTCTGAGCACCTTTACAACCTTGTATCGTCCAAATTTAAGGTTGATATCGCAATGCTTCCAATAGGGGGATTCCTACCTGCCATTTTCAGGAGATTCCACCAAACTCCCGAGGAGGCAGTTAAGGGATTCAAAATTCTAAGGGCAAAAGTTTTAATCCCAATTCACTATGGTACGTGGCACGTTATTCCTTTTTACGTTAGGAAGGAAAGAGCAGTTGAAAGACTTCTCTCCTACAGTTATATTTCACAGATTAAGAGTAGAGTAAGTGTAATTTATCCAGGGAAAAAGAGAGAGATAGAAATATGA